In uncultured Campylobacter sp., a genomic segment contains:
- the serC gene encoding 3-phosphoserine/phosphohydroxythreonine transaminase, which yields MNRKLNFSAGPSALPLSVLERAQNELTDYQGKGFSIMEISHRSKIFEEVHYGAMAKARELYGIGEEFDVLFLQGGAHLQFAMIPLNLAAKGVAQYADTGVWTSKAIKEAANVGARYEVVASSKETSYDRIPEVKFDDAAAYGYVCTNNTIYGTQYRALPRSKAPLVVDASSDFFSRPVDFTDVGLLYGGAQKNAGPSGVTVVIIRKDLLERACMERTPTMLRYDTHASAASLYNTPPTFGIYLLNLTLGWVQEQGGLVGVNRINEQKAALLYGAIDGSGGFYKGHAQKDSRSLMNVSFTIANRELEAAFIAESENSGMLGLKGHRHVGGIRASIYNAVSIENVRTLAEFMKEFARKNG from the coding sequence ATGAATAGAAAGCTAAATTTTAGCGCGGGACCTTCGGCTCTGCCCCTTAGCGTGCTTGAGCGCGCGCAAAACGAGCTCACGGACTATCAGGGCAAGGGCTTTTCGATAATGGAAATCAGCCACCGAAGCAAGATTTTTGAAGAGGTGCACTACGGCGCGATGGCCAAGGCGCGCGAGCTATACGGCATCGGCGAGGAATTTGACGTGCTATTTTTGCAAGGCGGCGCGCATTTGCAGTTTGCGATGATACCGCTAAATTTAGCCGCCAAAGGCGTCGCGCAGTATGCCGACACGGGCGTCTGGACGAGCAAGGCGATCAAAGAGGCCGCAAACGTCGGCGCAAGATACGAAGTGGTCGCTAGCAGCAAAGAGACATCCTATGACCGCATCCCCGAGGTCAAATTTGATGACGCCGCCGCATACGGCTACGTCTGCACGAACAACACCATCTACGGCACGCAGTACCGCGCGCTGCCTCGCTCTAAAGCCCCGCTAGTCGTCGATGCGTCGAGCGATTTTTTCTCGCGGCCGGTTGATTTCACGGACGTGGGGTTGCTCTACGGCGGCGCGCAGAAAAATGCCGGCCCAAGCGGCGTAACCGTCGTCATCATCCGCAAGGACCTGCTAGAGCGAGCCTGCATGGAGCGCACTCCGACGATGCTTCGCTACGATACGCACGCTAGCGCCGCGTCGCTATACAATACGCCGCCGACATTTGGTATCTATCTGCTAAATTTGACGCTGGGCTGGGTGCAAGAGCAGGGCGGTCTAGTGGGCGTAAACCGGATCAACGAGCAAAAGGCGGCGCTGCTTTACGGCGCGATCGACGGTTCGGGCGGCTTTTATAAAGGTCACGCGCAAAAAGATAGCCGCTCGCTGATGAACGTTAGTTTCACTATCGCAAACCGCGAGCTGGAGGCAGCCTTTATCGCCGAGTCCGAAAACTCGGGTATGCTGGGCCTAAAAGGACACCGTCACGTAGGCGGCATCAGAGCTTCGATATATAATGCTGTGAGTATCGAAAACGTGCGGACTTTGGCTGAGTTTATGAAAGAATTTGCGAGGAAAAACGGGTAA
- a CDS encoding CHAD domain-containing protein gives MIEIERKFILRDAAVINELKARDIGTEQKEVTQIYVKITPLEEIRYREASGIFTIAQKSGIGLAREENESETDAKSFKKALKNAVSAPIKKTRFLFKLEGAACNVDIFHGALEGLVTLEAEFASEREAAEFSLPEFIAAHVISEVTEDERYKNKNLALFGLPQGSFDAQKSIEILQNSPELELNLPSYIGAMDAMRTVFFQILTLLSKHLNEYANSSDAEALHQIRINLRKTRSLLKIFTPVFDRKTARHFLLNFKKLAELTNQKRDIDVFCEFLQKQKGFETLASELEILSKTLAKSVQAELQSDETSEILRDWEVFLREGSGFFKGELGDVPIKKLVAKSMRAQILRLKKSLSNLSQTTENAQFHKCRIEIKRLRYLSEIFGGGFGFPTAKKCFKKTKILQEVFGSLQDADVWLGLLAHVKSGAEQKRIDKLQAKIYKKIYELRSEILDSKPKILKSLTKLSRSLKIYYI, from the coding sequence TTGATAGAGATCGAGCGTAAATTTATCCTGCGTGACGCCGCCGTCATAAACGAGCTAAAGGCCCGCGACATCGGCACCGAGCAAAAAGAAGTGACGCAAATTTATGTCAAAATCACTCCGCTTGAGGAGATTAGATATCGCGAGGCTTCGGGCATTTTTACGATCGCGCAAAAATCAGGCATCGGCCTAGCGCGCGAGGAAAACGAGAGCGAAACGGACGCCAAAAGCTTTAAAAAAGCCCTAAAAAACGCAGTCTCCGCTCCTATAAAAAAGACGAGATTTCTATTTAAGCTTGAGGGCGCCGCCTGCAACGTCGATATTTTTCACGGCGCTTTGGAGGGACTTGTTACTTTAGAGGCCGAGTTTGCTAGCGAGCGCGAGGCGGCGGAGTTTAGCCTGCCCGAGTTTATCGCCGCGCACGTAATCAGCGAAGTCACGGAAGACGAACGCTATAAAAATAAAAATTTAGCGCTTTTTGGCTTGCCGCAGGGCAGTTTCGACGCGCAAAAGAGCATTGAGATTTTACAAAATAGTCCCGAGCTGGAGTTAAATTTACCGAGCTACATCGGCGCAATGGATGCGATGCGGACGGTGTTTTTTCAGATACTTACGCTGCTTAGCAAGCACCTAAACGAGTACGCAAACTCTAGCGACGCCGAGGCACTGCATCAGATCCGCATAAATTTGCGTAAAACCCGCTCTTTGCTCAAAATTTTCACTCCAGTTTTCGACCGCAAAACGGCGCGGCATTTTTTGCTAAATTTTAAAAAACTAGCCGAGCTAACTAACCAAAAACGCGATATAGACGTATTTTGCGAGTTTTTGCAAAAGCAAAAAGGCTTTGAAACGCTAGCTAGCGAGCTGGAAATTTTAAGCAAAACCCTAGCCAAAAGTGTCCAAGCCGAGCTACAAAGCGACGAAACAAGCGAAATTTTGCGCGACTGGGAGGTATTTTTACGCGAGGGAAGCGGCTTTTTTAAAGGCGAGCTAGGAGACGTGCCGATAAAAAAACTCGTCGCAAAATCCATGCGAGCTCAAATTTTACGCCTTAAAAAATCTCTCTCAAATTTGAGCCAAACCACCGAGAACGCGCAGTTTCACAAGTGCCGCATCGAGATAAAAAGGCTAAGATACTTAAGCGAGATTTTCGGCGGCGGTTTTGGCTTCCCTACGGCTAAAAAGTGCTTTAAAAAGACCAAAATTTTACAAGAAGTTTTTGGCTCGCTTCAAGACGCCGACGTCTGGCTAGGCCTGCTCGCACACGTAAAAAGCGGCGCCGAGCAAAAGCGCATAGACAAACTCCAAGCTAAAATTTACAAAAAAATATACGAGCTACGAAGCGAAATTTTGGACTCAAAACCTAAAATTTTAAAAAGCCTTACAAAGCTTTCGCGCAGCTTAAAAATCTACTATATCTAA
- the ubiE gene encoding bifunctional demethylmenaquinone methyltransferase/2-methoxy-6-polyprenyl-1,4-benzoquinol methylase UbiE: MEKQEKIVQMFNDIAPTYDLANRVLSMGADVSWRKIACKTVLSNFKDSSVNIVDVACGTGDMMGFWQKTAGEFNAKIENLIGVDPSSGMLAVAKQKFPEFKFIEALATQTTLDSGSVDVLSISYGIRNVVEREAALREFNRVLKTGGYAVVLEFTKRKKSGLLTDVRDFYLSKILPKIGGFISKNQEAYEYLPSSIEGFLDAASFADELASAGFEMRLCKSFSMDISTLFIAQKAREC, from the coding sequence ATGGAAAAACAAGAAAAAATAGTTCAGATGTTTAACGACATCGCGCCCACCTACGACCTAGCAAACCGCGTGCTGAGCATGGGCGCGGACGTGAGCTGGCGCAAGATCGCGTGCAAAACGGTTCTGTCAAATTTCAAAGACTCAAGCGTAAACATCGTAGACGTCGCATGCGGCACTGGCGATATGATGGGCTTTTGGCAAAAGACGGCGGGCGAGTTTAACGCAAAAATCGAAAATCTAATCGGCGTCGATCCCTCAAGCGGCATGCTAGCAGTCGCTAAGCAAAAATTCCCCGAGTTTAAATTTATCGAGGCGCTAGCGACGCAAACGACGCTTGATAGCGGCTCGGTGGACGTTCTTAGCATCAGCTACGGTATCAGAAACGTGGTCGAGCGTGAGGCCGCGCTAAGAGAGTTTAACAGAGTGCTAAAAACGGGCGGATATGCCGTGGTGCTTGAGTTTACCAAACGCAAGAAAAGCGGGCTTTTAACCGACGTTCGCGACTTTTATCTAAGTAAAATTTTGCCTAAAATAGGCGGCTTTATCTCCAAAAATCAGGAAGCCTACGAGTACCTGCCAAGCTCGATCGAGGGCTTTTTAGACGCGGCTAGCTTTGCGGACGAACTTGCTAGCGCGGGCTTTGAGATGCGCCTTTGTAAGAGCTTTTCGATGGATATCTCTACTCTTTTCATCGCGCAAAAGGCCCGTGAGTGCTAA
- the xseA gene encoding exodeoxyribonuclease VII large subunit, with product MLSVSELNEQAKTLLETTFSYVEVEGEISRLVRHGSGHWYFTLKDEKAAISAVIYKFNAAKLKFDVADGMKVALYGKISLYSPSGSYQFIATLIRPSGEGELELAFKQLKARLESEGLFDISRKKPLPKFPRKIALITSKTSAALQDMLRIASQRWALAEIIVFNSLTQGETAPASLIRALKRADASGADAIVLARGGGSREDLWCFNDENLAREIYATRTPVISAVGHEIDYVISDFAADFRAPTPSAAMAELLPDAGELMQSIDRLSEAANAAFVRVWERKFNALAMMRARFSQASLTQKIARKEQILLNLRQVLDAAAQTKLLKFENVLRLARAAYAQQESFFAQISNFVRVQKDGKTVNLSELKPGDRIALSSVNASKEAEIL from the coding sequence GTGCTAAGCGTCAGCGAGCTAAACGAGCAGGCCAAAACGCTGCTTGAGACGACGTTTTCCTACGTCGAAGTAGAGGGCGAGATCTCGCGGCTAGTGAGGCACGGCTCGGGCCACTGGTACTTCACGCTAAAAGACGAAAAGGCCGCGATCTCGGCGGTCATTTATAAATTTAACGCCGCCAAGCTCAAATTTGACGTCGCAGACGGTATGAAAGTCGCTCTCTACGGCAAAATTTCGCTCTACTCGCCAAGCGGCAGCTATCAGTTTATAGCAACCCTCATACGCCCTAGCGGCGAGGGCGAGCTCGAGCTTGCGTTTAAACAGCTAAAAGCGCGTCTTGAGAGCGAAGGGCTTTTTGATATCTCGCGCAAAAAACCGCTACCCAAATTTCCGCGCAAGATCGCGCTTATTACCTCAAAAACATCAGCCGCGCTGCAAGACATGCTACGTATCGCTTCGCAGCGCTGGGCGCTGGCAGAAATCATAGTTTTTAATTCGCTAACGCAAGGCGAAACCGCGCCCGCCTCGCTCATACGCGCCCTAAAAAGAGCTGATGCCAGCGGCGCGGATGCGATCGTGCTGGCGCGAGGAGGCGGTAGCAGAGAGGATCTGTGGTGCTTCAACGACGAAAATCTAGCCCGCGAGATCTATGCTACGCGCACGCCCGTGATCTCGGCCGTTGGGCACGAAATTGATTACGTGATCAGCGACTTTGCGGCTGATTTTCGCGCTCCGACCCCAAGCGCTGCGATGGCTGAGCTACTGCCCGATGCGGGCGAGCTAATGCAAAGCATAGATAGGCTAAGCGAGGCGGCGAACGCGGCTTTCGTGCGCGTTTGGGAGCGTAAATTTAACGCTCTAGCGATGATGAGAGCGAGATTTTCTCAGGCGAGCCTCACGCAAAAGATCGCTCGAAAAGAGCAAATTTTGCTAAATTTAAGGCAGGTTTTAGACGCCGCCGCGCAGACTAAGCTACTCAAATTTGAAAACGTGCTAAGACTAGCTCGCGCCGCATATGCGCAGCAAGAGTCGTTTTTCGCGCAGATTTCAAATTTCGTCCGAGTGCAAAAGGACGGCAAAACCGTAAATCTAAGCGAGCTAAAACCCGGCGACCGCATCGCGCTAAGCTCGGTAAACGCAAGCAAAGAGGCGGAGATTTTGTAA
- a CDS encoding DUF1266 domain-containing protein, with translation MQNVFFCKELLKERFFCISEDYESGFYRSPNALRETYQVVLEEDVMDYIKKLDKHIYECILFNFLYKIRDELETLSFDGFNQILTDEEIKKEFKNFGVSFDKDDFNEDDFADKKAEFMQIAEDFYKNENLRKFIEFCADTSDILAFCEKQNIRAYDYASIIALAIIGFKDLYLKQKKYEKIVNFYGEKILSEFNGWDEFIASFMLGELYKNSFEKREDDEDDYETTSNLRLVYNALTLPYDIFQMSGIWENSIENAKEKLIPILEKRLDKNETGEQKELYEKKRKYYEGECAKLGLNTQDFTQILNIFYEEFYAPFRNLETDYLFSETEKDIVTPFTTLEGDDTLYKDSSSGILFEVFYACVSHFNEAKRNSHYSLFEAANKFLKRHKLELKRNELPIELPLIIFKNALITTKAVYFQNGFLKVKRIAWADIKFSAKVFTFEDIEYRFSSEDVFVLSLKFSDFIAENLNLRKEVIEELGYEVKALELAFNNLKKRFS, from the coding sequence TTGCAGAACGTTTTCTTTTGCAAGGAGCTGTTAAAAGAGCGATTTTTTTGTATTTCCGAGGACTACGAGAGTGGTTTTTACAGATCCCCAAACGCGCTGCGAGAAACTTACCAAGTAGTTTTAGAAGAAGATGTTATGGACTATATAAAAAAGCTGGACAAGCATATTTACGAATGCATTTTATTTAACTTTTTATATAAAATAAGAGACGAGCTTGAGACGCTAAGCTTTGATGGGTTTAATCAAATTTTAACCGATGAGGAGATAAAAAAAGAGTTTAAAAATTTCGGCGTATCCTTTGATAAAGACGATTTTAACGAAGATGACTTTGCCGACAAAAAAGCCGAATTTATGCAAATAGCCGAGGATTTTTATAAAAATGAAAATTTACGCAAATTTATCGAATTTTGCGCCGATACGAGCGATATACTCGCCTTTTGCGAAAAACAAAACATAAGAGCTTACGATTACGCATCCATAATAGCATTGGCGATAATCGGCTTTAAGGATTTATATTTGAAGCAAAAAAAATATGAAAAAATTGTAAATTTCTACGGTGAAAAAATTCTTAGCGAATTTAACGGCTGGGACGAATTTATCGCCAGCTTTATGCTTGGAGAGCTATACAAAAACAGCTTTGAGAAAAGAGAGGATGACGAAGACGACTATGAAACGACAAGCAATCTTAGGCTCGTTTATAACGCCCTAACGCTTCCTTACGATATATTTCAAATGAGCGGCATCTGGGAGAACAGCATAGAGAATGCGAAAGAAAAGCTGATTCCTATTCTAGAAAAGCGCCTAGACAAAAATGAAACCGGCGAGCAAAAAGAGCTTTATGAGAAAAAGAGAAAATATTACGAAGGAGAGTGCGCCAAACTCGGCTTAAATACTCAGGATTTTACGCAAATTCTAAATATTTTTTATGAGGAATTTTACGCTCCGTTTAGAAATTTAGAGACCGATTATCTGTTTAGCGAAACCGAAAAAGACATCGTAACGCCGTTTACTACGCTTGAAGGCGACGATACTTTATATAAAGATTCGTCAAGCGGTATATTATTCGAAGTATTTTACGCTTGCGTTTCGCATTTTAATGAGGCCAAACGCAATAGCCATTATAGCTTATTCGAGGCGGCGAATAAATTTTTAAAACGACACAAACTCGAACTAAAAAGAAACGAACTACCGATAGAGTTGCCGCTTATCATCTTTAAAAACGCCCTAATTACGACAAAAGCCGTTTATTTTCAAAATGGATTTTTAAAAGTAAAAAGGATAGCTTGGGCGGACATTAAATTTTCGGCAAAAGTTTTTACGTTTGAGGATATCGAATATCGCTTTAGTAGCGAAGACGTTTTTGTTCTATCGCTAAAATTTTCTGATTTTATAGCCGAGAACTTGAATCTTAGAAAAGAGGTCATAGAAGAGCTTGGGTATGAAGTAAAGGCTCTTGAACTAGCTTTTAACAATCTAAAAAAGCGTTTTAGCTAA
- a CDS encoding CsgG/HfaB family protein: MKTNVKFLLAACAAMLITGCATESSRVVETPKVQTPSAAYQGQKIAVSIGRFSNQSSYQNGVFSDGEDRLGNQAQTILISNLQQSGRFSVLDRSNMRAIKEESALNKEAQNIKGARYVITGDVTEFGRKTTGDHQLFGILGKGKTQTAYAKVNLNVVDVKNSEVVYSAQGAGEYELSNREVLGFGGSAGYDSTLNGKVLSLAIIEAVNNLTRGLESGAFNAK; this comes from the coding sequence ATGAAAACTAACGTAAAATTTTTACTAGCCGCGTGCGCCGCGATGCTGATAACGGGCTGCGCGACGGAGAGCTCTCGCGTAGTCGAAACGCCCAAAGTCCAAACTCCAAGCGCCGCCTATCAAGGACAAAAGATCGCCGTTTCTATCGGCCGCTTTAGCAACCAGTCATCATACCAAAACGGCGTATTTTCAGACGGCGAGGACAGGCTAGGCAACCAAGCCCAAACCATCCTCATCTCAAATTTACAGCAAAGCGGGCGCTTCTCGGTGCTTGACCGCAGCAACATGCGCGCCATCAAAGAAGAAAGCGCGCTAAACAAAGAGGCGCAAAACATCAAGGGCGCAAGATACGTCATCACGGGCGACGTGACGGAGTTTGGCCGTAAAACTACGGGCGATCATCAGCTTTTTGGCATACTTGGCAAAGGTAAAACCCAAACCGCCTACGCGAAGGTAAATCTTAACGTCGTGGACGTGAAAAACTCCGAGGTGGTCTACTCCGCTCAGGGCGCTGGCGAATACGAGCTCTCAAACCGCGAAGTACTGGGTTTTGGCGGAAGCGCGGGGTATGATTCGACGCTAAACGGCAAGGTGCTAAGCCTAGCCATCATCGAGGCTGTAAACAACCTAACGCGCGGACTTGAAAGCGGCGCTTTTAACGCGAAATAA